The Halodesulfovibrio sp. genome window below encodes:
- a CDS encoding universal stress protein: MFKKILFATSASPACDNAAKVSFDLAQKNDAKLFTLHVLGVPSRGFSNTVTDLRTGEEETVDADYRDWVMEELSTTYANQLAEHENTTLELAVGVPATEILRFARKESVDLIVMGANTRDDDPESARSRSIVGRTMEKVARLAKCPVLIVNRPCTTCWKLFSNIVYCTDFSPAADTAFEFAKTTAEEIGAKLNIFHAFDMSNAKMGLFPSQSDIERQLAAAQKKIDERYVSKLKDYDNYDVEIWEGTPYVEILKFAREKQADLIIMAHHTADVPAEDAELGSTIEQVVVRSACPVASVSRA, translated from the coding sequence ATGTTTAAAAAAATTCTGTTCGCCACATCAGCTTCTCCCGCCTGTGACAACGCAGCCAAGGTTTCTTTTGACCTTGCACAAAAAAACGATGCTAAACTGTTTACCCTGCATGTGTTAGGTGTTCCATCCCGTGGATTCAGCAATACTGTTACTGATCTTCGTACTGGAGAAGAAGAAACAGTTGATGCTGATTACCGCGACTGGGTAATGGAAGAATTGTCCACAACCTATGCAAACCAGCTGGCTGAACATGAAAACACAACACTAGAGCTGGCTGTTGGCGTTCCTGCTACTGAAATTCTGCGTTTCGCACGCAAAGAATCCGTTGATCTGATTGTCATGGGCGCAAACACCCGTGACGATGACCCAGAATCCGCACGATCACGCTCTATTGTCGGGCGAACCATGGAAAAAGTGGCACGCCTTGCTAAGTGCCCTGTGCTCATCGTTAACAGACCATGTACCACCTGCTGGAAACTCTTTTCAAACATTGTGTACTGCACCGACTTCTCACCTGCGGCAGATACTGCATTCGAATTTGCCAAGACCACTGCTGAAGAAATCGGCGCTAAGCTTAACATTTTCCACGCATTTGATATGTCCAATGCTAAAATGGGACTGTTCCCGTCACAAAGCGATATTGAACGTCAGCTTGCGGCTGCGCAAAAGAAAATTGACGAACGTTATGTTTCCAAGCTGAAAGACTACGACAACTATGATGTTGAAATATGGGAAGGTACTCCGTACGTAGAAATTCTTAAATTCGCACGGGAAAAACAAGCCGACCTTATTATTATGGCTCACCATACCGCCGACGTTCCGGCAGAAGATGCAGAGCTCGGCAGTACTATTGA
- the tmcA gene encoding acidic tetraheme cytochrome c3 TmcA, producing MNKVFTLILLIAAFMLTVPAVSAVAEGMPEGRMNVPELEPFKYAPAVFDHDPHNEKAGLEEDCTACHHGGENGIIDMEEDSSGTPCVECHTVKKQRGVTALRRAFHLQCITCHEQQNKGPVQCRSCHVPQK from the coding sequence ATGAATAAAGTATTCACATTGATACTGCTGATCGCTGCCTTCATGCTCACTGTTCCGGCAGTATCCGCAGTTGCCGAAGGCATGCCGGAAGGTAGAATGAACGTACCAGAGCTTGAGCCGTTCAAATACGCACCTGCTGTTTTCGATCATGATCCGCACAATGAAAAAGCCGGACTGGAAGAAGACTGTACTGCGTGCCACCATGGCGGCGAAAACGGAATCATAGATATGGAAGAAGATTCTTCTGGCACTCCATGTGTTGAATGTCACACCGTAAAAAAACAACGCGGTGTTACTGCGCTTCGCAGAGCATTCCACCTGCAATGCATCACCTGTCATGAACAGCAAAACAAAGGTCCTGTGCAGTGTAGATCCTGCCATGTTCCACAAAAATAG
- the tmcB gene encoding electron transfer complex ferredoxin TmcB, protein MSIQDRKIEDEGLAYGVSKLTTDKIQKTFKALIDNETGAKLKAFSETCMRCGMCAEACHFFVSHDNDPSYSPVGKVSQTMTKLLAHNGKVTPEDVYGMAQIAYTECNLCRRCVHYCPIGIDVAYIMTTIRRFCHNLGVTPQYIQDTAHSHSATMNQMWVKDDEWIDSLFWQEDEAREEFPNLRIPMDKEGADFYYSVIAPEPKFRTQLIYQAAAIMNQAGCDWTMPSMPGWDNSDMCMYSGDFEMMGRLKRQHFELAQKLKVSRIVMGECGHAFRSIYDNGNRWLGYKDYPVPVVHSIEFFAELFEQGRIKLTGKIQEPVTIHDPCNIVRGYGLMDKLRYVAHQLCDNIVEMYPNREHNFCCSAGGGVINCGPPFKKVRVEGNRAKADQLKATGAKICIAPCHNCHGGLEDVIHHYDLGIELKFLGDLIYELMEKPE, encoded by the coding sequence ATGAGTATTCAAGACAGAAAAATCGAGGATGAAGGTCTCGCGTACGGTGTAAGTAAGCTTACTACCGACAAAATCCAAAAGACATTCAAAGCTCTTATCGATAATGAAACCGGTGCTAAGCTCAAAGCATTTTCAGAAACCTGTATGCGTTGCGGCATGTGTGCTGAAGCTTGCCACTTCTTTGTGTCTCATGACAACGATCCTTCCTATTCACCAGTTGGCAAAGTTTCTCAAACAATGACGAAACTGCTTGCCCATAACGGTAAAGTAACACCGGAAGATGTCTACGGCATGGCACAAATTGCATACACAGAATGCAACCTGTGCCGCCGCTGTGTTCACTACTGTCCAATTGGTATTGACGTTGCTTACATCATGACAACTATCCGCCGTTTTTGCCACAATCTAGGTGTAACTCCTCAATATATTCAGGATACAGCACACTCACACTCCGCAACCATGAACCAGATGTGGGTGAAAGACGATGAATGGATAGACAGCCTGTTCTGGCAGGAAGATGAAGCCCGCGAAGAATTCCCGAACCTTCGCATTCCAATGGATAAAGAAGGCGCTGACTTCTATTACTCAGTTATCGCACCAGAACCAAAATTCCGCACTCAGCTTATCTATCAAGCTGCCGCCATCATGAACCAAGCCGGATGCGACTGGACAATGCCATCCATGCCGGGTTGGGATAACAGTGACATGTGTATGTATTCTGGTGACTTTGAAATGATGGGGCGTTTAAAACGGCAGCATTTCGAACTCGCACAAAAACTTAAGGTCAGCAGAATTGTTATGGGCGAATGTGGTCACGCTTTCCGCTCCATTTATGACAATGGCAACCGCTGGCTCGGTTACAAAGACTATCCAGTCCCTGTGGTTCACTCCATTGAGTTTTTTGCAGAACTTTTTGAGCAGGGACGAATCAAGCTCACAGGTAAAATACAAGAACCAGTAACAATTCATGACCCTTGTAACATTGTTCGCGGCTATGGTCTTATGGACAAGCTACGCTATGTTGCACATCAGTTATGCGACAACATTGTAGAAATGTACCCAAATCGCGAACATAACTTCTGCTGCTCCGCTGGTGGTGGTGTTATCAACTGTGGTCCTCCATTCAAAAAGGTACGAGTAGAAGGCAACCGTGCAAAAGCAGATCAGCTTAAAGCAACCGGTGCAAAAATATGTATCGCTCCTTGTCATAACTGTCATGGCGGACTTGAAGACGTAATTCACCATTACGACCTTGGGATTGAACTCAAATTCCTTGGAGACCTCATTTATGAGTTAATGGAAAAACCGGAGTAA